A genomic window from Cryomorphaceae bacterium includes:
- a CDS encoding T9SS C-terminal target domain-containing protein codes for MRLFLLSLTVLWLSPVLGQKHYEEPDSAMLWLMRSQAASQEWDLWVNEIAAINNETIADEFGEYDDWVEIFNYGDEPVDLNGAYVSDNPNNPTKHQLIEDTPGQFVIEPGDFLLLWCDNQPEQGANHVTFSLSGSGEYFGIYTPDDVMLIDGIAFDQQISDVTYGRTLDGVGWNFFPEPTPLAPNDTPGLFGYLPMPEFSHNEALITDPVFVSIGVFYPGAEVRYTLDGSTPTDSSTLYAGPVEISETTMLRARAFKEDYLPSAVATNTFIAEDDFSLDIISLVTDDHHIWGSSGIYDNRFSGLEKPIHIEYFTNDGTLEWEIDGGIKIHSPDTRPQQSLRLYARSNYGYNQIDHQIFPMKDVHWFKRLVLRNGANDGQQLARTHFRDVMAHKIFSEIDDDNIYAAFKPVNVYLNGEYWGMYNLRERQDRWFIESNYGFTDVDFLERVATTPDSRDQKAGDWEDYDAMRDYLMQNDMADEEHYAVIEDWIDIRNYVDYMVTEIWTANRDWLSNNIKYYRPRNMPETKWKWILWDTEYGMGCYPNNDHGNPNFDALHMAMTWGGWPPHWGIQNSTYMMNNLKDNPGFVEYFITRHADLLNSWLRTDRVQDQIEYFKELYGQEIDKQIERWGYNLSVWNNAVQILENWNAPRAHWCRQHIMNKWDHVESEHVITLNVEPDGAGTIKVNTIFTDENPWSGYYFKGVPVNLTAVPNTGYQFVEWVESGLETHHIEVWMQSDSTFTALFEPSNAIPTQIVINEINYKSAPFLDTEDWVELTNAGQAPVLLENWEFRDDNDNNQYVFGPGAWLAPGEFLILAEDPVAFLMHHPNVGNVHGPFDFGFSSNGELLRLYNDNMELIDHVFYGVNPPWPTTPNGLGPTLELIDPLLDNTLAENWFARPEAGGTPGAPNTFVTSLQQQSNDLFVTVFPNPSDGNFYIRTSPNDLPLQLEVYNGIGQMVESGQIQESQHMLNIKGNAGLYVVRFESANGTATMRLVKK; via the coding sequence ATGAGGCTATTTCTGCTTTCACTTACCGTTTTGTGGCTAAGTCCGGTGCTTGGCCAAAAACACTACGAAGAGCCTGACAGTGCTATGCTATGGCTAATGCGCTCTCAGGCAGCATCTCAGGAGTGGGATTTATGGGTCAACGAAATTGCCGCCATCAACAACGAAACCATTGCGGATGAGTTTGGAGAATACGACGACTGGGTTGAAATTTTCAATTACGGCGACGAACCTGTGGACCTGAACGGAGCATACGTCTCCGACAACCCCAACAATCCCACCAAGCACCAACTTATAGAGGATACACCCGGGCAGTTTGTAATTGAGCCGGGTGATTTTTTGCTCCTCTGGTGCGACAATCAGCCCGAGCAGGGAGCGAATCACGTAACCTTCAGCCTTTCGGGCAGTGGAGAGTATTTCGGTATTTACACTCCCGACGATGTGATGCTGATTGACGGAATAGCTTTTGATCAGCAAATCAGCGATGTAACTTACGGAAGAACCCTCGACGGTGTTGGCTGGAACTTCTTTCCTGAGCCTACTCCCCTCGCGCCAAACGACACGCCTGGGCTTTTCGGGTACCTGCCCATGCCTGAGTTTTCGCACAATGAAGCCTTGATTACAGATCCTGTATTTGTGAGCATAGGTGTGTTTTATCCGGGTGCTGAAGTTCGTTACACATTGGACGGCAGCACCCCTACCGACAGCAGCACATTGTACGCAGGGCCTGTTGAAATCAGTGAAACCACCATGCTTCGTGCACGGGCTTTTAAGGAAGACTACTTACCCAGTGCGGTGGCCACCAACACTTTTATAGCCGAGGACGACTTTTCGTTGGATATCATATCGCTTGTCACAGACGACCATCACATCTGGGGTAGCTCAGGAATCTATGACAACCGTTTTTCAGGTCTTGAGAAGCCCATTCACATTGAATACTTCACCAACGACGGAACGCTGGAGTGGGAAATCGATGGTGGAATCAAGATACACTCTCCGGATACCCGTCCCCAGCAGAGCCTTCGGTTGTATGCCCGCTCCAATTACGGCTACAACCAAATAGATCACCAGATCTTTCCGATGAAGGATGTTCATTGGTTTAAGCGTTTGGTTCTTCGCAACGGAGCAAATGACGGACAGCAACTGGCCCGAACGCATTTCAGGGATGTGATGGCCCACAAGATTTTTTCGGAGATTGACGACGACAACATTTACGCTGCTTTCAAGCCTGTAAACGTGTATCTAAACGGCGAATACTGGGGGATGTACAATCTTCGTGAGCGTCAGGATCGCTGGTTTATTGAAAGCAACTACGGTTTTACGGATGTAGATTTTCTGGAAAGAGTGGCCACCACTCCCGATTCGCGCGACCAAAAAGCCGGCGACTGGGAAGACTACGACGCCATGCGCGACTACCTGATGCAAAACGACATGGCCGATGAAGAACACTATGCCGTGATTGAAGACTGGATTGATATTCGCAATTATGTGGATTACATGGTTACTGAAATATGGACGGCCAACCGCGACTGGCTTTCCAACAACATTAAATACTACAGGCCGCGCAACATGCCTGAAACCAAATGGAAATGGATACTTTGGGATACCGAATACGGCATGGGATGTTATCCGAACAATGACCACGGAAACCCCAATTTTGACGCGCTTCACATGGCCATGACATGGGGCGGTTGGCCACCCCACTGGGGTATTCAAAACAGTACCTATATGATGAATAACCTCAAAGACAATCCCGGTTTTGTGGAATACTTCATCACCCGTCACGCCGACTTACTCAATAGCTGGCTCAGAACCGACAGAGTGCAGGATCAGATTGAGTATTTTAAAGAACTATACGGTCAGGAAATTGACAAGCAAATTGAACGATGGGGCTACAACCTTTCAGTTTGGAACAACGCAGTGCAAATTCTCGAAAACTGGAATGCCCCGCGTGCGCACTGGTGCCGTCAGCATATCATGAATAAATGGGATCACGTTGAATCCGAACACGTCATCACCCTTAATGTGGAACCAGACGGTGCCGGAACTATTAAAGTGAACACCATCTTTACCGACGAAAACCCATGGAGCGGCTATTATTTTAAAGGAGTGCCTGTGAACCTCACCGCTGTCCCCAACACGGGCTACCAGTTTGTAGAATGGGTGGAATCCGGATTGGAAACGCATCACATTGAAGTTTGGATGCAGAGCGATTCCACCTTTACCGCCTTGTTCGAGCCGAGTAATGCCATTCCCACGCAAATCGTCATCAACGAAATTAATTACAAGTCTGCCCCCTTTCTCGATACGGAAGATTGGGTAGAGCTGACCAATGCCGGGCAAGCTCCGGTACTTTTGGAGAACTGGGAGTTTCGCGATGACAACGACAACAACCAGTATGTGTTTGGACCGGGTGCATGGCTGGCTCCAGGCGAGTTTCTGATTCTTGCCGAAGATCCTGTGGCATTTCTGATGCACCATCCAAACGTGGGTAATGTGCATGGGCCGTTTGACTTTGGCTTCAGTAGTAACGGAGAGTTGTTGAGGCTTTACAATGACAACATGGAGCTGATAGACCATGTGTTTTATGGAGTAAATCCTCCCTGGCCTACTACACCCAATGGACTGGGACCTACCTTGGAGCTGATTGACCCGTTGCTCGACAACACCTTGGCAGAAAACTGGTTTGCACGCCCGGAGGCGGGAGGTACACCCGGAGCACCCAACACCTTTGTAACCTCGTTGCAACAGCAGAGTAACGATTTGTTTGTGACGGTGTTTCCCAATCCTTCGGATGGCAATTTTTACATCCGTACATCTCCCAACGACTTGCCACTTCAACTTGAGGTGTACAACGGAATCGGACAAATGGTGGAGTCCGGTCAAATTCAAGAATCTCAGCACATGTTGAATATTAAAGGAAATGCAGGATTGTATGTTGTGAGATTCGAAAGCGCAAACGGAACCGCAACCATGCGCCTGGTAAAAAAGTAA
- the rlmD gene encoding 23S rRNA (uracil(1939)-C(5))-methyltransferase RlmD, with protein sequence MEKLRPGKLIQLRVQDYAFGGKGIGRIPTDDGDLVVFVQNALPGQHVEARVVKAKKRYAECKLVKVLERSAHEVEIPFQEIPGAPYARLPVDNQRNLKEEAAFGLYERIGKVKNVRDLYDKWIESPLTWHYRNKMEYSFSSIQYQRETDTETDAFSLGFKKRGSWWAVENLNRDSGLFDAQVETKLSEIRGYLESTGLAAWNPRKREGFFKNLIVRKSFAENTLMLHLITHEDPDKHFNANGFVEKCRSCFGERLTSVFHGINDQTGDRSSLEAKHIRLLYGADHVTEQLNGLQFKIGVQSFFQPNPRCAELLYAKAIDYAMAPGLRGEAMLDLFCGTGTITQLLAQKLPERTITGVEIVGSAVEDARDNAIRNQLTNVDFHTGDVGKFLYAHPHLQHNIALVMMDPPRAGIAPKTLEKVIRLGAHRMVYISCNPATQARDCERLTEAGYQLKKLTLVDQFPHTSHVEAVALFEK encoded by the coding sequence ATGGAAAAACTTCGCCCCGGAAAACTCATTCAGCTTCGCGTGCAAGACTACGCGTTTGGAGGAAAAGGCATTGGCCGAATACCCACTGATGATGGCGACCTGGTTGTATTTGTGCAAAATGCGCTACCGGGTCAGCACGTGGAAGCGCGTGTGGTGAAAGCCAAAAAACGTTACGCAGAGTGTAAATTGGTAAAGGTGCTTGAGCGCTCAGCCCACGAAGTTGAAATACCTTTTCAGGAAATTCCGGGCGCGCCCTATGCCCGTCTGCCGGTTGACAATCAGCGAAATCTGAAAGAAGAAGCCGCATTTGGGCTTTATGAGCGCATTGGAAAGGTGAAGAATGTTCGCGATTTGTACGACAAGTGGATAGAATCTCCACTTACCTGGCACTACCGCAACAAGATGGAGTACTCATTCAGCTCCATTCAATACCAGCGGGAAACAGATACCGAAACCGATGCTTTTTCGCTCGGTTTTAAAAAAAGGGGCTCATGGTGGGCAGTTGAAAACCTCAATCGTGACTCAGGGCTTTTTGACGCACAGGTTGAAACAAAGCTTTCTGAAATACGCGGGTACCTTGAATCTACCGGGCTTGCGGCGTGGAACCCGCGCAAACGGGAGGGCTTTTTTAAGAACTTGATTGTTCGGAAGAGCTTTGCGGAAAACACCCTGATGCTTCACCTCATTACCCACGAAGATCCCGACAAGCATTTCAACGCTAATGGTTTTGTTGAGAAATGCCGGAGTTGCTTTGGTGAACGACTTACCTCCGTGTTTCATGGCATCAACGACCAAACAGGCGACCGCTCTTCGCTCGAGGCCAAACATATCCGGCTTCTATACGGTGCCGATCACGTTACTGAACAACTTAATGGTTTGCAATTCAAAATTGGAGTACAAAGTTTTTTTCAACCCAACCCGCGCTGCGCCGAGTTGCTTTATGCCAAGGCCATCGACTACGCCATGGCTCCGGGTTTGCGCGGAGAGGCCATGCTCGATTTATTTTGTGGCACCGGCACCATCACCCAGCTACTGGCTCAAAAATTACCGGAAAGAACCATTACAGGAGTAGAGATTGTCGGGTCGGCGGTGGAAGACGCACGCGACAACGCAATACGGAACCAACTCACCAATGTGGATTTTCACACCGGTGATGTGGGGAAATTCCTCTACGCCCACCCCCATTTGCAACACAATATTGCGCTGGTGATGATGGATCCTCCCCGCGCAGGCATCGCCCCCAAAACGCTCGAGAAGGTCATCCGACTCGGTGCCCACCGCATGGTGTATATATCGTGTAACCCCGCCACACAGGCCCGAGACTGTGAGCGATTGACTGAAGCAGGATATCAGCTCAAGAAGCTTACACTTGTTGACCAGTTTCCTCACACTTCGCATGTTGAGGCGGTGGCACTTTTCGAAAAGTGA
- the rocD gene encoding ornithine--oxo-acid transaminase: MSAATAAAIERENKHGAHNYHPLPVVLERGEGVYVWDVDGKKYFDFLSAYSAVNQGHCHPHIIGALKTQAEKLTLTSRAFHSDALGEYEEFVTNYFGFDKVLPMNTGAEAVETAIKLCRKWAYERKGVASDKAKIIVCDQNFHGRTTTIISFSNDEDARRNFGPYTPGFIRIPYNNLKALEQALEDKDVAGFLVEPIQGEAGVMVPDADFLPKAAAMCRERNVLFIADEVQTGIARTGSLLAVCGNCNCENACERGNSYTRPDVLILGKALSGGVYPVSAVLANNEVMDVIKPGQHGSTFGGNPLAARVAVAALEVVSNEKLAQHARRMGNIFRTEMEKFITDSKTVVKVRGKGLLNAIVINDSPEGKMAWEICLKLRDNGLLAKPTHGNIIRFAPPLVMTEEQLMECIDIIKRSINQYEASRG, encoded by the coding sequence ATGTCGGCCGCTACTGCAGCGGCCATCGAGCGCGAAAATAAACACGGAGCCCACAATTACCACCCATTACCTGTAGTACTTGAGCGCGGGGAGGGTGTATATGTGTGGGATGTGGACGGAAAGAAATACTTTGATTTTCTCTCTGCGTACTCCGCAGTGAATCAAGGTCATTGCCACCCTCACATCATTGGAGCTTTAAAGACGCAGGCCGAAAAACTCACCCTTACCTCACGGGCTTTTCACAGCGACGCTTTGGGCGAGTACGAGGAGTTTGTAACAAACTATTTTGGATTCGACAAGGTGTTGCCCATGAACACAGGAGCCGAGGCTGTTGAGACAGCCATTAAGCTATGCCGCAAATGGGCTTATGAGCGCAAAGGAGTGGCATCCGATAAGGCCAAAATTATTGTATGCGACCAGAATTTTCACGGTAGAACCACTACCATCATTTCATTCTCCAACGATGAGGATGCCCGCAGAAATTTTGGCCCTTACACACCCGGTTTTATCCGCATTCCATACAACAACCTGAAAGCGCTTGAGCAGGCTTTGGAGGACAAGGACGTGGCTGGATTTCTGGTGGAGCCAATTCAGGGCGAAGCCGGTGTAATGGTGCCAGACGCCGATTTTCTCCCAAAAGCAGCGGCCATGTGTCGCGAGCGAAACGTGCTCTTTATCGCCGACGAGGTGCAAACAGGTATTGCCCGAACCGGAAGTTTGCTGGCCGTTTGTGGCAATTGCAATTGCGAAAATGCTTGTGAGCGAGGCAATAGCTACACGCGACCGGATGTTTTGATTCTGGGTAAAGCGCTCTCCGGAGGAGTATATCCGGTTTCGGCGGTGCTGGCAAACAATGAGGTGATGGATGTAATCAAACCCGGGCAGCACGGTTCTACATTTGGTGGAAATCCGCTGGCAGCTCGCGTGGCTGTTGCAGCCCTGGAGGTAGTGAGCAACGAAAAACTCGCTCAGCACGCCCGCAGAATGGGTAATATTTTCCGCACAGAAATGGAGAAGTTTATTACCGATTCTAAAACCGTAGTGAAGGTGAGGGGCAAGGGTCTGCTGAATGCCATTGTCATCAACGATTCGCCCGAGGGCAAAATGGCTTGGGAGATTTGCCTCAAATTGCGCGACAACGGTTTACTGGCCAAGCCAACCCACGGTAACATCATCCGTTTTGCGCCACCGCTGGTGATGACCGAGGAGCAGTTAATGGAATGTATTGACATCATCAAGCGCTCCATCAACCAATACGAAGCAAGCCGCGGCTAG